Genomic window (Candidatus Nitrosocosmicus franklandus):
CAAATACAAATAATATCTACGATAACACAGAAGGTGGGGATCTTGTATCTACATCTGTTCTCCCCGACAAAATCCAAGATACAAACTTTATCCCATTCATTTCAAAGATGTCCTATTTTATAGAACTAAAAAAGAAGAAAATAGAGAAATTAGAAGAGACAGAGAAGATGATTCGTGATGATATTGAAAACTTATTAAAACAAAAAACTGACGTTTCAACAAGCCTCAAGAGTACTATCGAAAAAGAAAAGGAAATCACATCCTATTGCAACTGGTATAATGCTTTAAAATATGAGTTATTGACAAATCATAACATACATCTAGAAAATGAAATAGCCCGATTTGCAAACATTATTGCAGAGTTTAAGAATTATAAATATAACCTGATAACAATACTAAACCTTTTTGAGTCGCAAAAAAATCTGCTGGAACAAAAAAAATTTCTATTAGAGGAAACAAAAGCCAAGACGAAGATCAGAGATAATTTAAACTTCCAAATGGAGAAGCTTCAACATCAGCTTGATTTTTCACAGCAAGCCATGGATACTTTAAATTACATGATATTGGTTTTGGACTAAAAGAATAAAAACGGTTATACGGTACCCTAGTTGAAATATCGACTGCTAATAAAATAGATATCAACGAACTCACATCCAAATTTCTAAAGGACTAATGAGCAATATGATGATAAACTTGGTTTTGAACTCAAGATTTCCAAACTAAAAGGAGAAATGAAAGAAATAGAAAAGAAAATTCCCAATTATGAAAGCCTCGTAATGCTTCAAAGTATGGTAGCTCCTGTATTACTTCATCTTTCTAATAGTGGTGTAACTAACGAAGACATTATTGGTATGAATAACTTGGTTGTAGCATTTAGAAACAAGGATTTTCTTTCTGATACTCCTAATCAGATAAATCAAGAAAATAAAGAAACCGACACGAACCATAATAATATCCAGAATTGGAGTTTGTTTATAGAAAAACTAGAGTCTAAAAAATATAGATCTAGAAATTGAAAGAAGAAAAACAGATCTTGAGAACATCAAAACCTTGATACATGAGATAAATGATAATAAAGATCTAACTGAAAAATGCTACCGTGAAGCAGCATCTAATTTCAACACCTTTTGTACCCTGACATCCTACTATTTAATGGAAACCTTAAAACAAATTAATGAAGGGCTTAATGGGAAGATAATAGTAACGACCCAAAGCCCATTTCCAATTTTTATAAATCTAGTCCACAACAAAGAAGAGGAAAGTAGAGACAATGATAATAAGGACAACAAGAGACTGGAGGAAAAATGAAATACCCATGCTGTATTTTGAGCCCATATTCACTCTTGCTTGCTCTGTAATTTAACCTGCTGAATCATAAAAAAATCATGGATAGATTTTTAGCATCATTTCTGCCTATTTATTCAGGCTTTATTAAACAATTCTTGGCAAAACAATCAAAAAAGATAAATAATAAATGATCTTTTTTGTATAAATCTAACGATACTTTACGTTTTATGGGATAGAGTCCAACATATTTAGTTATCTAGAAGGTATAGATATAATGACTTGTGGCCACTCTGTCGTTTATGAAACAATGAAAATACAAATTTAACAATAAAGAAAAAGTAAGCAGAATGAAAGCACACTGGTTCACGTTGAACCTATTACAGTTGACAATAGCTATTCTAAAAAGATTTAATAATTTATTATCCATCATTAAGTTGGAATTTCCGTTCCTAAATACCCATAATAACAAATGACAAAAAATACGTATACAGTGCATTACGGTGTCATTTATACATTATATCCTATATTGCGGGGGCTCTGTTCAGTTAACAGGTTTTAATTCCTTGTTGTGATAGTCGACAAACAGGTTCAACCAGTTTTTTACGTGTTTTAGTTTGCAGTTCTTTAGCCTGCAGGGAAAGTAATCATCGAAACTTTCAGTTCTGTCCTTGATATACTGCATTGTTCTTTCAATCAAGTTTTTTTCATAGGAGGAATGGAGATGGTGTTCTAATTTAAGGAATTGACAAGCCATGGGATACCAAGTACCACCATCTGTTGAAACTGGATGCTTTCCATAGTCTCTGACTATGTTTGACAGAAACCGTTCCGCAACAAACATGTTTCTCTCCTTAGAAATGGATAGTGAGAGAATTTCCTTACTTTTCGCATCTATTGCAACCCATAACCACGTGTATTCTGAACCAACCTTAAGCAATGTTTCATCTACAATGAATTCACATATCCTTCTTTGTTTTGTCTTGATAATCTTAGGTTGGTACTTTTGAATCCAATTCCAGATGGAGACATGGTTTCTTTTATACATCTGAGACAATCTTTCCGAGGCTTTCCTTAAGGATAGGCCTGAAAAGTACAAATGCAACCCATAATACACATATTTTGAAGGTGTTCTGTTTCTAGTATTCATAAAAGAGATAGGACATCTTCAAGCTATAGACTTGACGCTAAATGAACAGAGCCATTGCGGGTCTAATAATTAATTACGGCCAACCTCTGGTAAAATTTTTTTAGCAGAGCCTCGGTAGGTATGTATATGCATTCAATTAAACAAATAATCATTCCTACGGATTATCAATAAAAGTTTGGCAGATACAAAAAGAATCTAAGTCAACGGCAATATTCGGTACAAAGACCCACTATAACTTAGAACATACAAATAACCATCCACACCAACCTCAATGTCTGTTATACCACCAAATCCTTCTCCGAACACAAGGGGTTGACTTTCCCTTGGGTCATCCACCTGTTTATCTGACAACGATTGCAAGTTACCGCCATACCTTTGTTCATCCATAATCACACCATCTCTCAAATCATTCAAAACAAATCGATACAGATATCCATTATTTATGTCTCCTACAAACATATTGTTGGCATATTGTTTACCGAGTTTTTCTGAATCCAAGAATTTAAGATCAGTTATTCCTATGGTATTTACCCACACAAATTCCGGATCCGAATAATGACTGTTCCCAAAGTATAACAAGTTTTCGGGGAATAGGTTCTTCCCACTTGAGCTATCAGTATTCTCCTTCTTGAGATCATTATTTTCAGCGTATCCTTGAATTTGTTCCCATCCACTGTTAAATCCAGGTGTAACAAGATTGATTTCATCCCCATAAGAAGCCCCGTTTTCTGTATCCCACAAATTACCAGTCAGAGAATCAAAATCCATCCCAAAGCTGTTACGAATGCCCATGGCATAATAAAGATTCAATGGTATTTGGTCACCAAAGATAGGGTTATCTGGATCTACAATTTTTCCATCCTGCGTAATTCTCAAAATGCCTCCTAAACCATTTGGTGCAGGACCATCTTCTACGTTCTGGGCCTGTGTCCTGTGTCCACCCACTTCGCCTACAATCAAGTATACATTATTATCGGGTCCAACAACCACCTTTCCACCATTGTGATCAGTCCTACCTTCTTTGACCGGATCAGCTGGCAAATCAAGCAAAAGTAACGGATTTATCAATTTACCGTCAACCATTTCATATCGATAAAGTCTATTGCCTAATGGATCGACACCTTTTTCGATATCGCTTGCATCTTCGCCATTTCCAGATTCAGTATAAAAAAGAAATACAAAAATCTTGCCAGCACCAGAGTTTTTGGAAACGTCGATCCCCAATAGACCACGCTCAATTTGAGTTGCTACCGGGACGTCAATCACGGGATCATCCATAATCTCTCCATTCAAAATTCGAATTACTTTGCCTGTATTTTTTTCTGTTACCAATATGTCATTTTCTCCTATAAAGGCCATGCTAGTAGGAAAATCCAGTTCATCAACGACCGTTTGGGCTTGAAGAGAAGCATCCATAATCTCAGGTCCATCGGAGTTAGGAGAAGCCTTAGAGTAAGCAGCCAAGGCAAGAGGAACAGAAAAAAAAGAGAAAAAGAGAAGGAATATTGTTAATCCAATAAACGGAAATATCAAAAGCAGTCTAGGTTCAATAATATGCTTTAGCATAGTTAATCAAAGAATTACTAACTAACAATTATGAATTAAGAGACAATTATCAATAATATTAATAGTATAAATTCCAATGAGTTTCCTGTATGATTGACAAATACGTAATTTTATGATCTATAAGCGCCAAAAATATACCATCTATGTATTTCATTGGTTTTAGTAGTATTCTATAATGGGGTTTGATATCTCCAGAAACATGATGTACTTTCGACTTGTCATTGACAGTTATTTCCGTAAATTACTAGTCGATGAAATGTAGATATATTGTGATTTCAGACTGTAGACCATTCTTAGAACTATCCATTCTTTACTTACTGCAATGCTATGCTAAGACAAATCATCTACAAATACCAATATTAGATAAAATTTTCAAAAGGATTTAATGATTACAATTAAAAAACAATTTATAAAATAAGGAATCGAAAAAATTATGACATACTTACCAAAAATAATATCTATTAAAAAAAATAGATATGGTATTTGTCTTATTATTTCGGGGCTGCTGAGACCTGAGACCTTATTGCAGATAAATTCTGGTCTATCTGGTAAATAGCCAGTTTATCATCTCTGCCGAGCAATTCAAATTTCTGAAGAATTGTTTGAAACAATGTCTCCTCCTCGGTTTGCTCGGTTACAAACCATTGCAAAAACGAATAAGTGGAATAATCTTTCTCTTTTGCGGCTATATCAACTAGTTCATAAATCTCTTTAGTAACTTTGCGTTCGCTCTCTAACCCAAATTGAAAGGCTGCTTCTAAGGACTGAAAGCTTCCGGGTGGTTTTTCAATGGCTGGAATCACCGCTTCATATCCTGCATTATTTAGATAGTGAATGAACTTTAGCATGTGGTCTTTTTCTTCGGCGGCTTGCTCAAAGAAAAATTTCGCACTTCCATCGTATCCGATTCTTTCACACCAGGATCCGATTGCTATGTATGCGTTTGCAGAAAATGCTTCATGAGAAATTTGTTCATTGAGGGCCTTTATCATTTCTGATGATATTTGCATAGTGTAGTAATTGCCCAGTTCATCTATATTTATCTTATAATGCAATAAAGGATAAACCTACACCTTGTACACATC
Coding sequences:
- a CDS encoding DDE-type integrase/transposase/recombinase, whose translation is MNTRNRTPSKYVYYGLHLYFSGLSLRKASERLSQMYKRNHVSIWNWIQKYQPKIIKTKQRRICEFIVDETLLKVGSEYTWLWVAIDAKSKEILSLSISKERNMFVAERFLSNIVRDYGKHPVSTDGGTWYPMACQFLKLEHHLHSSYEKNLIERTMQYIKDRTESFDDYFPCRLKNCKLKHVKNWLNLFVDYHNKELKPVN
- a CDS encoding PQQ-dependent sugar dehydrogenase, whose product is MLKHIIEPRLLLIFPFIGLTIFLLFFSFFSVPLALAAYSKASPNSDGPEIMDASLQAQTVVDELDFPTSMAFIGENDILVTEKNTGKVIRILNGEIMDDPVIDVPVATQIERGLLGIDVSKNSGAGKIFVFLFYTESGNGEDASDIEKGVDPLGNRLYRYEMVDGKLINPLLLLDLPADPVKEGRTDHNGGKVVVGPDNNVYLIVGEVGGHRTQAQNVEDGPAPNGLGGILRITQDGKIVDPDNPIFGDQIPLNLYYAMGIRNSFGMDFDSLTGNLWDTENGASYGDEINLVTPGFNSGWEQIQGYAENNDLKKENTDSSSGKNLFPENLLYFGNSHYSDPEFVWVNTIGITDLKFLDSEKLGKQYANNMFVGDINNGYLYRFVLNDLRDGVIMDEQRYGGNLQSLSDKQVDDPRESQPLVFGEGFGGITDIEVGVDGYLYVLSYSGSLYRILPLT
- a CDS encoding ferritin, with amino-acid sequence MQISSEMIKALNEQISHEAFSANAYIAIGSWCERIGYDGSAKFFFEQAAEEKDHMLKFIHYLNNAGYEAVIPAIEKPPGSFQSLEAAFQFGLESERKVTKEIYELVDIAAKEKDYSTYSFLQWFVTEQTEEETLFQTILQKFELLGRDDKLAIYQIDQNLSAIRSQVSAAPK